TGTCGGACGCCAAGCTGGCCGAGTTCGAGCAGAAGTTCGGCACCCCGGTGATCCACGTGCCCACCGCCCTCGGCGCCGTGGTGCCCACCTACTACCTTCCGGGCGTGACCCGGCCCCTCAACTTTTCCGGCCCCGTGCTCGCCGACATCTTCCTCGGCAAAATCCGCAAGTGGAACGACCCCGCCCTCGCCAAGCTGAACCCCGGCGTCAAGCTGCCGCCGCTGCCCATCACCGTGGTCCGCCGCTCCGATGGCTCGGGCACCACCTACATCTGGACCGAGTACCTGGCTAAGGTCTCGCCCGAGTGGAAGGCCAAGGTGGGCGTGGGCAAGAGCGTCGCCTGGCCCACCGGCCTCGGGGGCAAGGGCAACGAGGGCGTGGCCGGGCTGGTGCGCCAGACCCCGGGGGCGATCGGCTACAACGAGCTGGTCTACGCGGTGCAGAACAAGATCGCCTATGGTGCGGTGCAGAACCGCGCCGGTAAGTTCGTCCTCGCCGACCTGGCCTCGGTCCGCGCCGCCGGCGAGCTGGCGGACTTCCCGGCCGACACCCGGGTCTCGATCACCGACACCCCCGCGCCCGACGGCTACCCCATTGCCAGCTTCACCTGGATCCTGGTCTACCGCGACCTCGACAAGGACCGCGCGGTCAAGTCCGCCGCCGAGGCGAAGGCGCTCGCGGCCCTGCTCGACTGGATCGTTCACGACGGCCAGCGCTACAACGAGGCGCTGCACTACGCGGCGCTGCCCGAGGTGGCCGTGCGCGCGACCGAAGCCAACCTGAAGACACTGCGCTACCGCGGCGAGCCGGTGGCGGCGAAGTAGAATCGTAGCCGACCGCGCCCCGCTGCGGTAACGCCGCGGCGGGGCTCCCAGGGAGGAACGCGTGCGAAGCCGCTGGTACGGAAAACTGGGCGACCGGGCCTTCACCGCCCTACTCGTGGGGCTGGGGCTCGCGGTGATGCTCGTCGCCGTTTTGCTGGCCTGGGAGCTGGCCTCGGGCGGCGCGGAAGCCTTCCGCACCTTCGGCTTCTGGGGGTTCGCCGCGGGCCGCGCCTGGAACGCGGTGGCGGGGCAGTTCGGAGCCTGGCCCTTCCTGCTCGGCACCGTGATCACCAGCGCCGCCGCCCTGACGCTGGCCTTCCTGCCGGCGCTGGCCGCGGCGATCGCCGTCGCCGAGTACGCCCCGCGCTGGCTCGCCGAGGTCGTGGCCTACCTGATCGACCTGCTGGCGGCGCTGCCGAGCGTCGTCTACGGGCTGTGGGGCATCTTCGTCCTGGTGCCCCTGGTGCGCGACCACGTGGAGCAGCCCCTCTTCCTCTGGAGCGCGGAACACGCGCCCGCCCTCATGGGGGTGCTCGGGCCGCCCACGGGCATCGGCATGCTCTCGGCGGTGCTGGTGCTGGCGCTGATGATCGTGCCCTACGCCTCCTCGCTGGCGCGCGACGCCATCCGCCTGGTGCCGCGCGACCAGCGTGAGGCCATGTACGCCCTCGGCGCGACCCGCTGGGAGGTGGTGCGGCGGGTGGTGTTGCCCTACGCGCGCGGGGGCATCTTCGCGGGCGTGGTCCTGGCGCTGGCACGCGCCATCGGCGAGACGATGGCCGTGACCATGCTGATCGGTAACTCCGGGCAGCTGCCCTACAGCGTCTTCGGGCCTGCGGCGACGATGGCCAGCCTGATCGCCAACGAGTTCGCCGAGGCCGAAGGCGGGCTGCAGCTCGCCAGCCTGCTGGCCGTCGGCTTTCTGCTGCTGCTGCTTTCGCTGGTCGTCAACCTGATCGCCGACTTCATCCTGCGGCGGATGAGCGTGGGGGAGGGGCGGAAATGAACCTGCGCCGCCGCTACCTGCGCGACCGCGTCATGGTCGCCCTCGTCTACCTGGGCACGCTGCTGGTGCTGCTGCCGCTCGGGTTCATCTTGCTGCACGTCTTCACCCAGGGGATCGGCGCCCTCGACTGGGCCTTCTTCACCCAGCCGCCCGCCCCGCCGGGCGAGGGCGGCGGGGGCATGTTACCGGCGATCGTGGGCACCTTCGTCATCGACCTGATGGCGCTGGCCATGGGCGGCCTGCTGGGGTTGGGCGGGGGCGTGCTCATGGCCGAGTACCCCGACCACCCGCTGAACCGGCCGCTGCGGCTGGTGGCCAACGTGCTCGGCGGCGTACCCGCGATCCTCATGGGGCTGTTCGCCTTCGTTCTCGTCGTCGAGCCCATGGGCGGGTTCTCGGCCTTTTCGGGCGCGGTGGCCCTGGCCATCCTGATGATCCCCATCATCATGCGCGCCACCGAGGAGGTGCTGCGCATCCTGCCCTGGGAGCTGCGCGAGGCGGGCCTGGCCCTGGGGCTGCCCCGCTGGCGGGTGACGCTCAGCCTCATCCTGCCCGCGGCCAAGGGCGGCATCGTCACCGGGCTGCTGCTGGCGCTGGCGCGGGCCGCCGGGGAGGCGGCGCCGCTGCTCTTCACCGCCTTCGGCAACCCCTTCCTCTCCTTCGACCCGCTGGGGCCGATGGACAGCCTGCCCCTGAAGATCTACGTCTACGCCATCTCGCCCTACGAGGACTGGATCCGTCAGGCCTGGGGCGCGGCGCTGCTGCTGGCGCTCTTGCTGATGGTGACCAACTACCTGGCGCGCCGGGCGATGCGCCGGAGCTGAGAGGAGTGCCCGTGGAACCCTTGCGGATGGAGACCCAGAACCTGACCGTCCACTACGGCAAGAGCGCCGGCGTGAAGAACGTCAGCCTCCCCGTGCACGACCGCAAGATCACCGCGCTCATCGGTCCTTCGGGTTGCGGCAAGACCACCTTCCTGCGCGCCCTCAACCGCATGCACGACCTCAACCCGATCGTGCGCATCGAGGGCCGGGTGCTGCTTGACGGCGAGGACCTCTACGCCCCCGGGGTGGACCCGGTGGCGATCCGCCGGCGCGTGGGGATGGTCTTCCAGCGGCCCACCCCCTTTCCTACGATGAGCATCTTCGAGAACGTCGTCGCCGGCCTCAGGCTGGTGGGGGTGAGGGACCGGGAGCGCCTGATGGCCGTGGCCGAGCGCTCGCTGCGGGCCGCGGCGCTTTGGGACGAGGTCAAGAACCGGCTGAACGAGCCCGCGGTGGGGCTCTCGGGCGGGCAGCAGCAGCGCATCTCGATCGCGCGGGCGCTCGCCGTCGAACCCGAGGTGTTGCTCATGGACGAGCCCACGAGCGCCCTCGACCCCATCTCCACCCAGGCCATCGAGGACCTGCTCGCGGGCCTCAAGGAGCAGGTCACGATCGTGATCGTGACCCACAACATGCAGCAGGCCGCGCGCGTATCCGACTACACCGCCTTCTTCCTGAACGGCGACATGATCGAGTACGGACCCACCGAGAAGCTGTTCACCAACCCCGCGGACCCGCGCACCGAGGCCTACATCACCGGGCGGTTCGGCTGATGACCGAGGTGCACCTGATCCGCCACGCCCGCGCGCAGCCGCGGCGTGAAGGCCTGCCCGACGGTGAGCGCGCCCTCACCGCGGCCGGCGAGGCGCAGGCGGAGCGGCTGCGGGCGGCGCTCGAGCGCCTGGAGGTCCGCTACGCCCTGCTCTGGACCAGCCCGCTCCTGCGCGCCCGCCAGACCGCCGACCACCTGGCCCCGCTGGCCGAGGTGGTGGCCGAGGAGCCGGCGCTGGCGGGCGGCTGGGGGCCGGAGCTGCTCGAACGCCTGCTGGTGCGCGGGAAGACCGTGGCCGTGGTGGCCCACGAGCCCGAGCTGAGCCGGGTCGCCGCGGAGCTGCTCGCGGGGGACCCGGAGCGCGCGGCGACGTTCGCCTTCAAGAAGTCGGGGCTGCTGGCGCTGCGGATGCGGACGGGCGGGGCCGAACTGCGCTACCTGCTCACCCCCGGGGTGCTGCGCCGGCTGCTATAGGCTCTGGACCGCGAGCCGCAGCCCGAAGGCGCGCTCGAAGAGCGCGCCGTCCTTCTGGGCCTCCCAGACCTCGACCCAGGGATTCTCGGGGCCGCCCACGCGCAGGGTGACCGTGTCCGCGCCGACCTCGACCTCCAGCCGCCGCACCCGGCCGCTGCGACCGCGCTCCAGGTGCTCGGCGAGCCGCAGGATCGCCGCCAGCCGCACGAGCCGCTCGGCGTCGCCGGGCTCGAGCACCGCCGCGAGCGCGCCGGGCCGGGGGCGGCCCTTGCGGTGGTAGCGCACCAGCAGGGCCAAGAGCGCCTGCTCGCGGTGGCTCCAGCCGGCCAGGGTGTGCTGCAGCACCAGGTAGGCGCCGTGCTTGTGGTGGTCGTAGAAGTCGATGGCCAGGCCGACGTCGTGCAGCCGCGCGGCGGCGTCGAGGAGGCGGGCGTCGCCTTCGCCCAGCCTGAACCGCGGCGCCAGCGCCGCGAAGAGCCGCGCCGCCAGGTCGCGTACACTCTGGGTATGCGCTGCGGGTTGGGGGAAACGGGCCTCGAGGCTGGCGAGGTGGAGTTCGCGCACGCACGCCGGCCGGTGCGGCGGCGGCAGAAAGTGCCGGAAGAAGGCGCCCTCGCGCACGCCCAGCCCCGAGATCCACAGGCCGGGGAGGGCGGCCTCTTGCAGCAGGGTGCGGTAGACCAGGGCCCCGGCGACGATCACGTCGGCGCGGTCGGGCGAGAGGCCGGGCACCCGCCGCCGCTGCGCGGCGCGCAGGCCCAGCAGGCGTTCGCTCAGCTCGTCCAGGTCGGCGGCGCTCAGGAAGTAGCCGTGCAGCCGCTCGAGCGGGTAGCGGCGGGCGCGCTGCACCGCCCGCGCCAGGTTGCGCACCGTGCCGCCCATGGCCACCAGCGGCAGGGGGCGCGCGCGCAGCTCGCCTACGACGTCTTGCAGCCAGCCGCGCACCTCGGCGGCGAGCGCCTCCACCTCGCGCGGCTTCGGGGGGTCGTGGGCGAGGAAGCGCTCGCTGAGCCGCACCGCCCCCAGGGGGTAGGCGGCCCCGCCGGCGAAACCGCGGCCGCGCATCCGGCTCAGCTGGGCGCTGCCACCGCCCAGGTCCACGACCCAGGCGTCTTCGAAGTCGAAGCCGGCGGCCACGGCCAGCACCCCGTAGCGGGCCTCTTCGGTCCCCGAAAGCACCCGCAGCCCGATCCCCATCCGCCGCGCCGGCTCCAGCAGTTCCTGGGCGTTGGCGGCGCTGCGCACCGCGCTGGTGGCGAAGGCGTCGATCCGCTCCAGGCCGGTGGCGCGGGCGTAGTCCTGCACCGCGGCCAGGAAGCCCAGCGCCCGCCAGGCGGCCTCGGGCGCGATCCGGCCCGTGGTCGCGAGCCCCTGCCCCAGCCGTACCGGCTCGCGCAGCTCGTCGACGAGGCGGTAGTGGTGGCCGGGTTCGTAGGCGTAGACGACGAGCCGGGCCGTCCCCGAACCCAGGTCCACGATCCCCACCCGTTCCATGCCCCACCCTACCGCGCGGAGGAGCGGTGAAGCTCGGCCGCGAACGCTCCTGGTTCCGCTTCAACCAGCGGGTGCTGCTCACCGCCCGCCGCGACGACGTGCCGCTGCTCGAGAAGCTGCGCTACCTGGCCATCTTCGCCGCCAACACCGACGAGTTCTTCTCCGCCCGGGTCTACCGCCTCTTCCGGGCCTCGCGCGAGCGTCCGCGGGTGCCCCGCGAGTACCGCACCCTCCTGGCCGAGGTGCAGGCCTACGTGCGCGAAGCCCGCGAGCTCTTCGGGGAGTTGCGGCCCCGGCTCGAGGCCGCGGGGCTGCGGCTGCTCGAGCCGCAGCAGCTCAGCGCCACCGAGGCCCGCTACTTCGGGGCCTACCTGGCCGAGGAGGTGGCCCCCAAGACCGACCTGCTCGACGCCGCCCAGGTGCACGACCTTTCCTCGGGGGCGCTCTACTTCGCGGCCGGGCACCGGCGGCTGCGCTACCTGCTGCGGCAGCCGGAGCAGCGGCGCTTCCTACCGGTGCCCGGGCGCCCCGGCGCCTTCGTGCGGCTGGGGGCGCTGGTGCGGGCGCGCAGCGACCTCTTTCTGCCCGAGCCGATGCCGATGTACGAGCTGCGCCTGACCCGCATCGCCCAGCTCGAGGCCGCGCGCATGGACTGGGAGGAGCTGCCGCTGGCTTTGGAAACGCGGCTCGACGGCGCCCCCAGCCGCCTCGAGCTGGAGGCGGGCTTTCCCTGGCGCACCGCCCTCGCCCGCAGCCTGGAACTCCTCGACGACGAGGTCTTCGAGCAGCCCCCTCCGCTCGACCTGCGCGCCCTCTTCGAGCTCGCGGACCTGGACCTTCCCGGGCTGCGCTTCCCCCCGCTGCGCCCGCGGCGGCGGCGCGGCTTCGCGCGCGACCCCTTCGCCTGCCTGCGCGGGCGCGACGTCACCCTCTACCACCCCCGGGACGACTTCGGCCAGGTGGTCGGCTTCGCCCGCGCGGCGGCGCGCGACCCCGGGGTGCGCCGCCTCCGCGCCACGCTCTACCGGGTGGGCCGCGAGAACCCCATCCTGGACGCGCTCATCGAGGCCGCCGACCGCGGCAAGGAGGTGGAGGTGCTGCTCGAGGGGCGGGCCCGTTTCGACGAGCTGGTCAACCTCTACTGGCGGCTGCACTTCGAGGGGCACGGGGTGCGGGTCCTCGACTACCCGCCCGGGGCCAAGGTGCACGCCAAGCTCTTCCTCGCCGAGGCCGACCACGGCGTCTACGCCCACCTGGGCACCGGAAACTACAACCCCAAGAACGGCCGCCTCTACACCGACCTTTCCTACTTCACCGCCCGCCCGCAGCTGACCGCCGACGTCGCCGCCTACTTCGACGCCCTGGCCGCGGGGCGGACGCCGCAGCTCAAAACCCTGGCCAGCGGGGCCGCCGCCCGCGAACGGCTGCTCGCCAAGATCGCCGCGGTGGCGCGCGACCGCGGTGAGGTCATCGTCAAGGCGAACCACCTCACCGACGCGCGGCTGCTGCGCGCGCTGGCGCGGGCCGCCGACCGCGGGGCGCGGGTGCGTCTCCTGGTGCGCTCCACGCTCACCCTGCTGCATCCGCGCTTCGAGGCCGTCAGCCTGGTGGGCCGCTTCCTCGAGCACGCCCGCCTCGCCGCCTTCAGGACCGCGGGGGGCTGGGAGGTGTGGGCCTCGAGCGCCGACTGGATGGAGCGCAACTTCGACCGCCGGCTCGAGGTCTTCTTCCCGGTCGTCGACGGCGAGGCCCGCCGGCGGCTGCTGCGGCTGCTGCGCGCCCAGTTCGCCGACGACGTGAACGCCTTCGTTCTCGCGGCCGACGGCAGCCAGCGGCCCCGCTGGGCCGGGAACCGCGACAGCCAGCGAAGGCTTCTCTAGAGGGGAAGGGGATCGCATGTATACAATACGGAAAATGCGCGGACCCTGGGTGCCTGTTCTGATCGTCGTGCTCCTGCTGTTGCTGGGGTACTGGACCGAGTCCATGACCTTCGGCGCCTTCGCCGTCTTCATGGCCGCCTGGTTCTGGGGCGGCCTCGCCGGCTTGGGGGCCGCCGCGGTCGCCTGGCTGATGTACCTGGGGCACGGCATGTCGGACCGGACGATGCTGCTCGACGCCCTGGGGCTGGCCTTCGTGGCCGCGGGCGGCCACCTGCTCAAGCGCCGCGCCGACGCCCTGGCCCTGCGTCAGGCGCGCATCCGCGGCAGCCTGCGGGCCATCCTGCACGCTTCCAAGCGGGTGGCCCGCTTCGAGGACCCCGACGAGCTGTTGCGGCGGGCGCCGCGCTTCTTCGAGGAGGGTCCGGCGCGCGGGGCCTGCGTGCTCCGCGTCGAGGGCGACGAGATCCGCGTCGAGTCGGGCGACTGCCGTCCCGAGGAGTGGCGCGAGCCGCTGCTGCGCGCCAGCCAGGGCGACGAACCCCTCTACCTCGACGGCGGCGGTCGCGGCCCCTACCGCTTCCTGGTGCCCATGTGCGACCGCTACGTGCTCTGCGTCGAGCCGGCGGGCCCGCTGGAAGAGGACGAGCGCGACCTGATCACCGCCTTCGCCAACCTGGTCTGCCTGGTGCGCCGGCGGCTGCAGGAAAACCGCGAGGCGGAGCAGTTCAGCCGCCTCATGACCGCGCTGGCCTCCAGCCGCAGCCTGAGCGAGGCCTCGGAGAAGGTGATCCAGCTGCTGCTGCCGGTGCTGGGGGCCAGCTCCGGCCTGGTGGTCATCTTCCGCGGGGGGCGTTTCGAGCCGCTGGCCATGGTGGGCCGGGTCCCCGCGGCCGAGCGCGAGCTGCTGGAGAACGGCCTGCCCGCCGGCTGGGGCGGGGTCTGGCGCAGCTACATCCAGCGCCGCCCGCTCTTCATCGAAGACTACGGGGCCTTCGACCTCAAGGTCGACTCGGTCTACGAGGCCGGGGTCCAGTCGCTGGCCTTCCTGCCGGTTTCCGGCGAACGGCGCGCCCGCATCGTCCTGGTCATTCAGGACGACAAGGTGCGCAGCTGGGAGGACGAGGAGCGCGAATTCCTGGTCCTGGTGGCCCGCGGCCTGGGATTGATGGCCGAGCAGTTCCTGACCCGCGAGCGCATGAACGACCTTTTGCAGCTCGAGCGCGAGGTCTTCGACTCGCCCATCGAACTGGCCTACGACCGCCTGCTGGCCTATGCGGTCCGCCTGGTGCCCGGGGGCGAGGCCGGCAGCCTGCTGGTGCGCACCCCCGAAGACGACTTCCGCTACACCGCCTCCCTGGGCTACGAGCAGGAAGGGCTGAAGAAGATCCGCTTCAGCCTCGAGGACGTGCGCGACGTCTGGTACGGCGCCGGCGAGGAGGCCTGGCTTCGCGGCGAGCCCCGCGTCTTCTCCGCGGTGGAGCAGGACATCGCCGAGGTGAGCTACAAGACCGCGCCCATCGAGGTCATCGACCAGGCGGGCCGGGTGCGCGAGATCAAGGCCAACCTCTGCCTTCCGATCGTCTACCAGGGGGAGGTGCTGGCCGTCCTCAACATCGAGTCCTTCTCCGACCCCGAGGCCTTCGACGACGAGTCGGTCGAGGCGGCGCGTGTCTTCGCACAGCAGGCGGCGCTGCTGCTGCACGAGCAGCACTACCGCAACCTGCTCGAGCGGGCGGCGCACACCGACCCCCTCACCGGGCTGCCCAACCGCCGCGCCTTCGACGAGGAGTTCGCGGTGATGTGGCAGAGCGCCGAGCGCTACGGCTACCCCCTCTCGGTGCTGGTCATGGACCTGAGCCGCTTCAAGGAGATCAACGACCGCTACGGCCACGCCGCCGGCGACCAGGTGCTCGTGCGGGTGGGGCGGGTGCTCAGCGAGATCACCCGCAACGGCGACCGGATCTTCCGCTGGGGCGGGGACGAGTTCGCGGTGCTGATGCCGCACACGGTGTTGCTGGGCGCGGTGCGGGCGGCGGAGCGCTACGCCCGCGCCATCGAGCAGGTCTGCGTTGAGACGACCTGCGTTGGGGTGAACATCGGGGCCGCGGCCTTTCCCGAGGACACCCGCGACCCGGCCGAGCTGATCAAGCTGGCCGACGCGCGCATGTACCAGGCCAAGCGCTCGGGTTTGGTGGTCGAGCCCCGCTCCTAGCCCCGCCAGCGGTACCGTCCGCACGTGTTGTTCGCCCCCACCCCCTCGCCACCGGCCGCTTCCCTCGTCGCCCCGGCGCCGGCCGGGGTCCAAGACCCCTCCGGGGGTCGGGGTGGAGGCGCGGCACCGGCGGCGGAAGGTTGCCCACGCCCTCCCCCTCGGCGAGGGCCGGCGTGGCATAGGGAAAGCGGCCCGTGGCCTGCAGGAACCCGTTATGGCGCCGTTCCCACCTCCCACCTCCCACCTCCTAAACCCTATTCACCACCGACCACGCACTACGCACAGCACACCGCGTACTGCCCGCTGCCTCCCCGCGGGGAGGACGGAAGGGGATCGGCGGCTCAAGAGCTCTAAAATCAAGCCCGCGCCTCCGGCGGCTCCGGGAACGGCGCCCCGGGAGGTTGCGGCTAGACGGCGGCGGGTTCTTCGATCTTGATCAGCCTGCCGTCGCGCAGGTGCAGCACCCGCTCGGCGCGGGCGGCAATCTCCAGGTCGTGGGTGACGAGGACGAGCCGGCGCTCGCCGGCGGCGTGCTCCAGCAGCAGGTCGAGCACCTTGTGACCGGCGGCGGAGTCGAGGTTGCCCGTAGGTTCGTCGGCGAAGAGCACCGCGGGCTCGAGCGCCAGGGCGCGGGCGATGGCCACGCGCTGCTGTTCGCCCCCGGAGAGCTGGTTGGGGCGGTGGTGGGCGCGGTCCGCCAGCCCCACCTGCTCGAGCAGCGCCAGCGCCCGCTCGCGCCGCTCGTTCGCCTTCACCCCCGCGAGCAGCAGGGGAAAGGCGACGTTCTCGAGGGCCGTCAGGGTGGGCAGCAGGTTCCAGCTCTGGAAGACGAACCCCGCCTGCTCGAGCCGCACCCCGGCGCGCTCGTCCTCGCCCAGGCGGTCGAGGCGGGCGCCCCCCAGCTCGACCTCGCCCTCGGTGGGCAGGTCGAAGCCGGCGAGCAGGTTGAGCAGCGTCGTCTTGCCGGAGCCGCTGGGCCCCACCACGGCCGTCGGTCCGGGGGGGAAGTCGTAGCTGAACCCTTCCAGGGCGGTCACGGTGACGCTGCCCTGGCGGTAGCGCTTGGTCAGGTTCTCCGCGCGCAGCATCAGACCCTCCCCAGGGCTTCGGTCACGGGAATGCGGCTGGCTCCCCGCGCCGGCAGCAGGCCCGCCACCAGCCCCAGCACCAGCGCGACCGCCATCGAAAACAGCGCCAGCCGCGGGGTGACCGCCGAGAGGGCGAGCCCCACCGCCTCTTGGGTGTAGGCGTTGATCGCCGCCGAGCCGAGCACGCCCGCGAGCACGCCCGCCAGGCCGCCGGCCAGCGCCAGGAAGAGGGCTTCCGACAGCACCAGGCCGAAGATGAAGCGGCGGCGCGCGCCGATGGCGCGCATCACTCCGAACTCGCGGGTGCGCTCGTAGACGCTCATCATCACGGTGTTGGCGACGAGCAGCCCGCCCACCACCAGCGCCACCAGGCTGATGCCGAAGCGGATCAGGTCGCCGATGCGCAGCGAGCGCTCGGCGAATTTGAGGGCCTCGTTGGTGCTCTGGGCGTCGATGCCGGGAATGGCCGCCTCCAGCTTCCGGGCCACCTCTTCGACCTTGGTGTCGGGGTCGAGGAGGATCATGAAGACGCCGTAGTTCTTGGTGCCCAGGACCTGCTGCAGCGTTTTGAGCGGCACGAAGATGAGGCTGTCGACCAGCCCGCTCGCGGGCTCGAGGATCCCCACCACCGGCACGGTGACCTCGCGGCTCAGCCGCAGCGGCTTGCCCAGCGTCAGCCGGCTCAGCTCGGCCTTCTTCGCCCCCACCACCGCGCCGTCGGGGTGGGGGTCGAGCCGGCCCGCGGCCGCCTTGGCCGGCGGGTAGAAGTCGCGCGGGTCCGCGCCTTCGGGCAGGCCGTGGAAGATGAAGCTCGACGTCGGGTCGAACCCGCCGCGGACCAGCATCACCGAGGGGATGATCTTGCGGATGCCCAGCTCGGGGGCCAGGGCCTTGATCTGGTCGAGCATCTCTGGAGGCAGCTCGGGCTGGGGCGGGCTGAAGACGTCGGTGCCCTCGGCCACCACCCGGATCTGGGGGCCGAAGTTGCCCATCTCGCTGACGAGCGCCTGACGCAGCCCCTCGCCAAACGAGAGGAAGAGCACCATCGAGGCCGTGGCCACGGCGATGCCCAGCCAGGTGAAGAGGCTGCGGGTGAAGCGTGCGGTCAGGTTGCGCCAGACCAAAAGAACGAGTTCCACGCGGCCGAGTCTAGCCCAGGAGCGCGTGAATAAAAGTAGAGCGCGGTATAATCCCGCTGATGACGACCGCCGAGATCCGCGAAAAATACCTGCGTTTCTTCGAGGAGAAGGGGCACCTGCGGCTGCCGCCCTTCAGCCTCATTCCCGAAGACGACCCCACCCTGCTCTTCATCGTCGCCGGCATGGCGCCGCTCAAACCCTACTTCATGGGAGCCAGGCCGGTCTTTCCCGGGCACGAGGGCGAGCACCGCCGGGTGGTCACCTGCCAGAAGTGCCTGCGCGTCGGCGACATCGAGAACGTCGGGCGCACCGCCCGTCACAACACCTTCTTCGAGATGCTCGGCAACTTCTCCTTCGGCGACTACTTCAAGAAGGAGGCCATCGCCTGGGCCTGGGAGTTCGTGACCGACCCCAAATGGCTGGGGCTCGATCCCGAGCGCCTCTACGTCACCGTCTACAAGGACGACGACGAGGCCTACGCCATCTGGCGCGACGAGGTGGGGGTGCCCGAGGAGCGGATCAGCCGCTGGGACGAGGACGAGAACTTCTGGCCCGCCAACGCGATCAGCGAGGGCCCCAACGGCCCCTGCGGCCCCTGCAGCGAGATCTTCTACGACCGCGGC
The DNA window shown above is from Oceanithermus desulfurans and carries:
- the pstS gene encoding phosphate ABC transporter substrate-binding protein PstS, producing MKKLALTVLALTLGPALAQGVTLNGAGATFPFPLYAKYFSVYHKLTGVRVNYQSIGSGGGVRQLFSGTVHFGASDAPLSDAKLAEFEQKFGTPVIHVPTALGAVVPTYYLPGVTRPLNFSGPVLADIFLGKIRKWNDPALAKLNPGVKLPPLPITVVRRSDGSGTTYIWTEYLAKVSPEWKAKVGVGKSVAWPTGLGGKGNEGVAGLVRQTPGAIGYNELVYAVQNKIAYGAVQNRAGKFVLADLASVRAAGELADFPADTRVSITDTPAPDGYPIASFTWILVYRDLDKDRAVKSAAEAKALAALLDWIVHDGQRYNEALHYAALPEVAVRATEANLKTLRYRGEPVAAK
- the pstC gene encoding phosphate ABC transporter permease subunit PstC, whose protein sequence is MRSRWYGKLGDRAFTALLVGLGLAVMLVAVLLAWELASGGAEAFRTFGFWGFAAGRAWNAVAGQFGAWPFLLGTVITSAAALTLAFLPALAAAIAVAEYAPRWLAEVVAYLIDLLAALPSVVYGLWGIFVLVPLVRDHVEQPLFLWSAEHAPALMGVLGPPTGIGMLSAVLVLALMIVPYASSLARDAIRLVPRDQREAMYALGATRWEVVRRVVLPYARGGIFAGVVLALARAIGETMAVTMLIGNSGQLPYSVFGPAATMASLIANEFAEAEGGLQLASLLAVGFLLLLLSLVVNLIADFILRRMSVGEGRK
- the pstA gene encoding phosphate ABC transporter permease PstA — translated: MNLRRRYLRDRVMVALVYLGTLLVLLPLGFILLHVFTQGIGALDWAFFTQPPAPPGEGGGGMLPAIVGTFVIDLMALAMGGLLGLGGGVLMAEYPDHPLNRPLRLVANVLGGVPAILMGLFAFVLVVEPMGGFSAFSGAVALAILMIPIIMRATEEVLRILPWELREAGLALGLPRWRVTLSLILPAAKGGIVTGLLLALARAAGEAAPLLFTAFGNPFLSFDPLGPMDSLPLKIYVYAISPYEDWIRQAWGAALLLALLLMVTNYLARRAMRRS
- the pstB gene encoding phosphate ABC transporter ATP-binding protein PstB, whose translation is METQNLTVHYGKSAGVKNVSLPVHDRKITALIGPSGCGKTTFLRALNRMHDLNPIVRIEGRVLLDGEDLYAPGVDPVAIRRRVGMVFQRPTPFPTMSIFENVVAGLRLVGVRDRERLMAVAERSLRAAALWDEVKNRLNEPAVGLSGGQQQRISIARALAVEPEVLLMDEPTSALDPISTQAIEDLLAGLKEQVTIVIVTHNMQQAARVSDYTAFFLNGDMIEYGPTEKLFTNPADPRTEAYITGRFG
- a CDS encoding SixA phosphatase family protein; translation: MTEVHLIRHARAQPRREGLPDGERALTAAGEAQAERLRAALERLEVRYALLWTSPLLRARQTADHLAPLAEVVAEEPALAGGWGPELLERLLVRGKTVAVVAHEPELSRVAAELLAGDPERAATFAFKKSGLLALRMRTGGAELRYLLTPGVLRRLL
- a CDS encoding Ppx/GppA phosphatase family protein; translation: MERVGIVDLGSGTARLVVYAYEPGHHYRLVDELREPVRLGQGLATTGRIAPEAAWRALGFLAAVQDYARATGLERIDAFATSAVRSAANAQELLEPARRMGIGLRVLSGTEEARYGVLAVAAGFDFEDAWVVDLGGGSAQLSRMRGRGFAGGAAYPLGAVRLSERFLAHDPPKPREVEALAAEVRGWLQDVVGELRARPLPLVAMGGTVRNLARAVQRARRYPLERLHGYFLSAADLDELSERLLGLRAAQRRRVPGLSPDRADVIVAGALVYRTLLQEAALPGLWISGLGVREGAFFRHFLPPPHRPACVRELHLASLEARFPQPAAHTQSVRDLAARLFAALAPRFRLGEGDARLLDAAARLHDVGLAIDFYDHHKHGAYLVLQHTLAGWSHREQALLALLVRYHRKGRPRPGALAAVLEPGDAERLVRLAAILRLAEHLERGRSGRVRRLEVEVGADTVTLRVGGPENPWVEVWEAQKDGALFERAFGLRLAVQSL
- a CDS encoding phospholipase D-like domain-containing protein; the protein is MKLGRERSWFRFNQRVLLTARRDDVPLLEKLRYLAIFAANTDEFFSARVYRLFRASRERPRVPREYRTLLAEVQAYVREARELFGELRPRLEAAGLRLLEPQQLSATEARYFGAYLAEEVAPKTDLLDAAQVHDLSSGALYFAAGHRRLRYLLRQPEQRRFLPVPGRPGAFVRLGALVRARSDLFLPEPMPMYELRLTRIAQLEAARMDWEELPLALETRLDGAPSRLELEAGFPWRTALARSLELLDDEVFEQPPPLDLRALFELADLDLPGLRFPPLRPRRRRGFARDPFACLRGRDVTLYHPRDDFGQVVGFARAAARDPGVRRLRATLYRVGRENPILDALIEAADRGKEVEVLLEGRARFDELVNLYWRLHFEGHGVRVLDYPPGAKVHAKLFLAEADHGVYAHLGTGNYNPKNGRLYTDLSYFTARPQLTADVAAYFDALAAGRTPQLKTLASGAAARERLLAKIAAVARDRGEVIVKANHLTDARLLRALARAADRGARVRLLVRSTLTLLHPRFEAVSLVGRFLEHARLAAFRTAGGWEVWASSADWMERNFDRRLEVFFPVVDGEARRRLLRLLRAQFADDVNAFVLAADGSQRPRWAGNRDSQRRLL